The Ktedonobacterales bacterium genome contains the following window.
ACAGAGCAAGGACTGTCAGCAGGACACGGAGCGTCCACAGAGTCAGGAAGGCTGCAAGGCCCGGATTGCCAGACAGGCATGGAACGTCAGAGCAGGCCCGGATCGCCAGGCAAACACGGAGTGTTGCGGGGCAGGGAACGCATATTTGTTTTTCGCGCGTTTCTGCTGGAGAGCCGCGAGCGGCACAGATACTGTGCCGCTCGCGTTTTTTTTGACTTGCAGCGCCGCCTCCCTTCGGGAAGGGCCGCTTGCCTCGGCTATGCCTCGTCGAGCGAGAGGTCCTTGCTCCCGTTGGTCGCTCGCGCGTCCCTTCCTGGCGGCCAACCGCTGTTAACCGCGCAGGCGATCCAACACCTGCGGATGGCGCAGCTTCGCCAGCGCGCCAGCCTCAATCTGGCGCACGCGCTCGCGGGTGATGCCAAGCTGGCGGCCCACCTGCTCCAGAGGGTAGGTATGGCCGCTGCCGCCCAACCCGAAGCGCAGCTCCAACACTAACTGCTCGCGGGGCGTCAGCACGTCTTCCAGCACCTCGCGCACCTCTTCCTTCATGGTGTGCATCGCCGCCGCATCCTCCGGCGACTGAGACGCCTCATCTGCCAGGACATCGCCCAGTTCCTGCTCATCGTCCTCCCCAACCGGCAGTTCGAGAGAGATCGGCGTACCGGGCGCGCCCTCCAACTCGTGCAGACGATCCACTTCCATGCCAACCGCATCGGCCAACTCAAACTCCGTCGGCTCGCGGCCAAGCTCCTGAATCAGGCGCTGGCGCTCACGGCGCACCCGATTGAGCGCGGTATTCACGTAGACAGGCAGCCGAATCGCGCGGCCCTTATCGGCCACCGCCCGGCTGATCGCCTGGCGAATCCACCACGTCGCGTGGGTGCTGAAACGGTGGCCGCGCCGCCAATCATAGCGTTGCACCGCCCGCATCAGACCGATATTCCCCTCCTGAATCAGGTCCAGCAGCGTCAGGCCACGTCCCACGTAACGCTTGGCAATGCTCACGACCAGACGCAGGTTCGCCAGCACAAATTCAGACATGGCGCTCTTGTCGCCAGCCTCAATCCGCTTTGCAAGATCGATCTCTTGCTGATGGCTAAGCATACGCACCCGCCCGATCTCACGCAGATAGGCGGTAATCGTATCGACTTCAGTCGCCTCGCCGCGCTCAGCCTCGCGGGCGAGTTGCTCTACCCGGCGCAGGCGCTCGCGCCCGGCCTCTCCCAGATCGGGCAAATCGTGCAGCGCCGTGGTATCGCTTTCCAGTTCTTCCAGATGATGCTCTATATCGGTATCCTCACGGGCGCGGACCTCTTCCTCCTCATCATCGACAATATCAATATCGTCGGCGAGGAGCTGATCCACGGCTTCATCAAGGTCCTCAAGCTCTGCTATTTGCGGCTGAGGATCGCCAACCTGCTCAGGCAGGCCGACGTGGGCCTGCGGGTCGTAATGCCGGGTGCGCTGGAGCGCAGCCTCTAGCTCATCACGGCGCACAAAACCTCGCCTGCGGCCCTTCTCAAGCAAATCGTGTAGCGTGGGGACCCATTCCTGCTCATTCATACGCTGTGTCATCTGCTCGTATTTTCCTATTGATAGGGCCTCGGCTGCTGCCTGGGACCCGTATGCGCTTCGCTCACCCACAATCTCATGACACTCAGCGGGGCGCTGCTGGCTCCCCGCTGGTTGACATCCTACAGGCTCCTCACACCACTCTTTACCAAAGCCCTCGTCCCAGGACCACGTATATCTATTCCATTTCAGGAGGCCGATACTGGCATTCTCCCGAAGGCCGATGGTCTTCGATGATCTGGCTACGAAAAAGTTCGTGAACCCTGTATATATTATCGGGCTTTTCACCCGTTCTTGACAAGACTTTTCGCTCTCACCTACTAAAATAGGCTATACGCCTGCTCAGCAGCAGAAAACGCTTAACTCAAAGTCTATCGCAAAAGCAGTGCCAGCAACAACCATGCCATCCACCTCACCTTCTGGCATCTGTTACCCTACGAACCATCCGACGTATTACTTTATGGCATTTCTACTCTACCTTGACCAACCTCTGCTTTTGAGGGCAAGATAACATGGAACGGATGAGGCGATGATCCCTGTACTGCCATCCGCTCTGCTGGAAGCAGAGCCAATCACTGGCGCGTATCCGCTCTCAAGCATCGCCCTCACCGCGCTGCTCGACTTTGCCGGATTATCTCTGGCTATCTGGACTCTCTGGTCATCCATCTGGCTCCAGCTAGGGGGCCATCTCCTCCGCGCCTTTCGGCTCATCTCCGTTGGCAGCCTGGCCTTCGCCCTCTCCCACCTGCTTGATACGATACTCCAGTTTCTTGCCATTGACGCGGCCACGCTGATCCATCAAGGCGCTGCCCTTCTCTCAGTGCTGTTCTTTCTCCCTGGCCTGGCCGGCCTTGCCGATGCGATCCCCGCCTTCAACGCCGCAAAAGCCGGGCAATTGCAGCCGCTCAGGTTCTGGCCCATCGCAGTTGGCCTCATCATTCTCATCAGCGCGGGCAGTTTCGTTCTCTATGGCGTTGGCGAAGTAAGCGAAACCGCCGCATTCATCGCGCTGGATGGCAGCCTGGTTATCCTGGGGGGCGTCTGCCTGGCGCTGGTCGTGCGCGCACGGCTGGGCGGACCCATCGGGCGTTCTTTGTGGCTGTCGCTACTTGGGCTGCTGCTCTTCGGGCTGGCACATCCTGCCCAGGTGTGGTTCTACGAGGAAACGAATTATCCGGCTGATCTCCTCGGCATCGTCCACCGGCTCATCGTCATCCCCGCCTTCTTCCTCTTCGCCATCAGCATCACCAGCGCCGCTCGCAGCCTCAACACCAGCATCACGGCTTGAGGCTGATCTCCCGGCCAGGGACCACTCCGAGGTGTTTCTCTTTCTCTCTACCCTATTTATACGAACAATACCCACAAAATGTTACATACCCC
Protein-coding sequences here:
- a CDS encoding sigma-70 family RNA polymerase sigma factor, which codes for MTQRMNEQEWVPTLHDLLEKGRRRGFVRRDELEAALQRTRHYDPQAHVGLPEQVGDPQPQIAELEDLDEAVDQLLADDIDIVDDEEEEVRAREDTDIEHHLEELESDTTALHDLPDLGEAGRERLRRVEQLAREAERGEATEVDTITAYLREIGRVRMLSHQQEIDLAKRIEAGDKSAMSEFVLANLRLVVSIAKRYVGRGLTLLDLIQEGNIGLMRAVQRYDWRRGHRFSTHATWWIRQAISRAVADKGRAIRLPVYVNTALNRVRRERQRLIQELGREPTEFELADAVGMEVDRLHELEGAPGTPISLELPVGEDDEQELGDVLADEASQSPEDAAAMHTMKEEVREVLEDVLTPREQLVLELRFGLGGSGHTYPLEQVGRQLGITRERVRQIEAGALAKLRHPQVLDRLRG